One Sporichthyaceae bacterium genomic window, CTCGCGCAGCACGCGGAACTGCAGGGTGTCGAACACCGCGTGCACCTCGTCGCGGTCCCAGGCACGCAGCTTCAGGTCGTCCGGCCCGAGGTCCAGCGGTACGTCCCGACGCAGCTCGGTGAGCTGCCGGTTGAGCAGCACCGCGGACAGGTGCGCCCGTAACGCGTCGCCGGCCTTGCCCTTCACCTCGTCGACCCGCAGGGTCAGCTCCGCCAGGGAGCCGAACTCGCGGACCCACTTGGCCGCGGTCTTCTCCCCCACACCCGGGATCGAGGGCAGGTTGTCCGAGGGATCCCCGCGCAGCGCGGCGAAATCCGGGTACTGAGTCGGCGTCAGGTCATAGCGTTCCTGCACCGCTGCCGGGTCCATCCGGGATAGCTCGGAGACCCCACGCTTGGGGTACAGCACCGTGACGTTGTCCGAGACCAACTGGAAGGCGTCCCGGTCACCGCTGAGGATCAGCACCTGGTAACCGGCCGCCTCGGCGGCCACCGCCAGCGTGGCGATCACGTCGTCGGCCTCGTAGCCGTCCACCGCGAGCACCGGCACCCGCAACGCGTCGAGCACCTCCCGGATCAGCGAGACCTGGGGGCGGAAATCGTCCGGCGTGGAGGTGCGGTTGGCCTTGTACTGCGGGAACGCCTCGGAGCGGAACGTGGCCCGGGAGACGTCGAAACACACCGCCATGTGCGTGGGCGCCTCGTCGCGCAACGTGTTGATCAGCATCGAGGTGAAGCCGTACACGGCGTTGGTCGGCGCCCCGGTGGTGGTGGAGAAATTCTCCACGGGCAGCGCGTAGAAGGCGCGGTAGGCCAGCGAGTGCCCGTCCAGCAGCAATAACCGCCCAGCCTCCACGGGCGCGATACTAGGCGCCGGCCCCGACAGCGCCCGCCGACGGCCGGATCTCGATGCCGCAAACCTCCGCCTGTTGTCGCCCGTTGGCGCCCGGCCGCAGCTAAAGTCCGCGATCAAGGACGTTTTCTTGATCGCGGATGCAGTCGCCGACGGCATGGGGAGGCCGGTCAGGTGCTTCGCAGGACCGCCGCTGTGCTGGTGACGCTTGTCGCGGCGCTGCTGGCCCTCGCGACGCTCGGTGCGGGCCGGGCGATGGCCGCCAACGAGGACGTGCACGGCCGGTTGGTCGACGACGGCAAGCCGATCGCCAACGTCCGCATCGTGGTGACCACGACCGACGACAAACCGATCGGCGACGTGCGCACCGGTGCCGACGGTAGTTGGGCCGTGCCGTTGCCCGGCGGGGGCACGTACAAGATCAGCCTGGACACCAGCTCCCTGCCCGCCGGGGAGAAGCTGCAGGATCCGAGCCTGGCCACGGTGACCAAGCAGGTCATCTCCGACCAGCAGAAGCCGCAGCTGTTCCTGCTCAGTGGGTCCGGCACGGCCAAGGTCTTCCACGACAGCACCAACCGCACCGCGCAGCTGATCGCCGAGGGATTGCGCTTCGGGCTGATCCTTTCGCTGGCCGCAGTCGGCCTGTCGCTGATTTACGGCACCACCGGTCTGGTCAACTTCGCCCACGGCGAGTTGGTCACCTACGGCGCGCTGATCGCCTTCTGGCTCAACGTGACGCACGGCATCCAGTTGATCGGCGCCGCCGCGCTGGCGGTGGCCATCTGCGGGGCCACCGGATGGGCGCAGGACGCCCTGTTCTGGGGACAGTTGCGCAAACGCGGCACCGGGCTGCTGGCCATGATGATCGCCTCGATCGGCCTGGCCCTGCTGGTCCGCTACATCTTCCTGTACTTCTACGGCGGCGATAACGACGCCTACACCGACTACCGCGGCCAGGTGGCGGTCAAGCCCGGCCCGCTGCCCATTGCGCTGGCCCCGCGCGACTACTGGAGCATGGGCGTCGCCGTGCTGGCCCTGATCGTGGTGATCGTGGCGCTGGCCCGCACCAAGCTGGGCAAGGCAACCCGCGCGGTCGCGGACAACCCAGCGTTGGCCGCGGCATCCGGCATTGACGTCAACCGGGTCATCCGCACCGTGTGGACGGTCGGCGGCGCGTTGGCCGGCTTGTCCGGGATCCTGCTCGGGCTGGCCCAGCAGGTGCAATTCCAGATGGGTCAGAACATCCTGCTGCTGATTTTCGCCGCGGTCACCCTGGGCGGGTTGGGCACCGCGTTCGGCGCGGTGCTGGGCAGTTTGGTGATCGGCATTGGCATCCAGCTCTCCACGCTGTGGGTGTCCCCCGAGCTGAAGAACGTCGGCGCGCTGGGCGCGCTCATCGTGATCCTGCTGGTGCGCCCGCAGGGCATCCTGGGCCTGCGCGAACGGATCGGGTGAGGACATGGACTGGAGCAGCATCCTCACCAACTCCCTCGAGGCCACCGTCGGCATCGACGCGGTGTACTTCGCGCTGGCCGCGATCGGGCTCAACGTGCACTTCGGCTACGCGGGCCTGCTGAACTTCGGCCAGTCCGCGTTCCTGGCCATGGGCGCCTACGGCCTCGCGGTATCGGTGGCCACCTACGGCCTGCCGTTCTGGGCGGGCATCGCGATCGGCCTGGGCCTGTCCGTGGTGCTGGCCATCCTGCTGGGCATCCCCACGCTGCGCCTGCGCGCGGACTATCTGGCCATCGTCACCATCGCCGCGGCGGAGATCATCCGGCTGATCGCCCGCTCGGTGTCGCTGGAGGACAAGCTCGGCGGCACCGATGGCTTGCAGCAGTTCTCCGCCGGGTTCTTCACGATGAACCCGTACCCGGACACCCACCGCTACGGCATCGGGTCGGTGGACTTCGACGCCCGCGAGTTCTGGGTGATCTCCGTCGGCTGGGCGTTGGTCGTGCTGTCCTGTCTGGTGGTCTGGCTGCTCATGCGTAGTCCCTGGGGCCGGGTGCTCAAAGCCATCCGCGAGGACGAGGACGCCGTGCGCAGCCTCGGCAAGAACGTCTACGCCTACAAGATGCAGGCCCTGGTGATAGGTGGCTTGATCGGCTCGCTGGGCGGGTTCGTCGCGGCGCTGGGCAAGGGCTCGGTGCAGCCGGACCTGTACGGCACCGAGACCACGTTCCTCGCCTACGTGGTGCTGATCCTCGGCGGCGCCGCGCGGGTGCTCGGGCCGGTGGTCGGCGCGATGATCCTGTGGACGCTGCTCGCGTTCAGCGACAACGCGCTGCGCCAGGCCGTCGGCACCGGGCACATCTCCACCTCGATCCTGCAGAGCACCCAGGTCGGTGAGGTGCGCTTCATGCTGGTCGGCCTCGGGTTGGTGCTGCTCGTGGTGTTCCGACCGCAGGGGATCTTCGGGGACAAGAAGGAGATCGCTCTTGACGCCCGATGACCTGCCCGCTGTCCCGCACGTGCGGTCGGACCCGCATGCGGTGGCCATGGACGCGTTGTCCGGCACCGCGGCCGAACCCGGTTCGCGCAAGCCCGACCCGATCCTGGTGGCCGACTCGGTGGTGCGTCAGTTCGGCGGTCTGACCGCGGTGAACGTCGCGCACCTGGAGGTGCAGCGCAACTCGATCACCGCGCTGATCGGGCCCAACGGCGCGGGCAAGACCACGCTGTTCAACCTGCTCACCGGGTTCGACCGGGCCGAGGCCGGCGCCTGGACCTTCGAGAAGCGGGTGATCAGCGGCCTGCCGCCGCACCGGGTGGCCCGGGCCGGCATGGTGCGCACCTTCCAACTGACCAAGGCCCTGGCCAAGCTCACCGTGCTGGACAACATGCGCCTCGGTGCGGGTGGGCAGCGCGGCGAATCGCTGTGGGCGGCCATGGCCAGTCCGCTGTGGCGGCGTCAGGAAACCGCGATCACCGCCCGCGCGATGAGCCTGCTGGACCGGTTCAACCTGGCCCGGGTGGCCCACGACCACGCGGGCACCCTGTCCGGTGGGCAACGCAAGCTGCTGGAGATGGCCCGCGCTCTGATGACCTCCCCGCGCCTGGTCATGCTCGACGAACCGATGGCCGGGGTGAACCCCGCACTCGCGCAGAGCCTGCTCGACCACGTGCGCGCGCTGCGCGACGAGGGCATGACCGTGGTCTTTGTCGAACACGACATGGACGTGGTCCGGCACATCGCGGACTGGGCCATCGTGATGGCCGCGGGCAGCATCGTCGCCGAGGGCCCACCCGCCACGGTCATGGCCGACGAGCGCGTGATCGACGCCTACCTGGGCGCACACCACGACGCCCCGCTGTCCATCGAGGAAGAGGAGGAGCGGTTGGCCGCGGCCGAGGAGATCATGGTCGCCGAGGCCGAGGCGCCCTTGGTCAGCGACATGCCCGAGGAGGGGTCGTCCGGTGGAGGTAGCTGACGGCGCGCTGCTGCGCGCACAGGGCATCGTCGCGGGCTACCTGCCCGAAGTGAACATCCTCAACGGCACCGATCTGCACGCCGCCGAGGGCGAATTGGTCGCCATCATCGGACCGAACGGTGCGGGCAAGTCCACATTGCTCAAGGCGTTGTTCGGGCTGGTGCCGGTGCGCGAGGGGACGGTGACGCTGCGCGGGGAGGACATCACCGGGCTGCCCGCGAACAAACTGGTGAAGCGCGGCGTGGGTTTCGTGCCCCAGACCAACAACGTGTTCCCCAGCCTGACCATCGAGGAAAACCTGCAGATGGGCGTCTACCTGAGTCCACGTCAGTTCAAGTCGCGGTTCGCGCACGTCAGCGAGTTGTTCCCGGCGCTGGCCGCCCGCCGCAAGCAGCGCGCGGGGTCGCTGTCCGGCGGGGAGCGGCAAATGGTGGCGATGGCCCGGGCCCTGATGCCCTCCCCCAGCGTGTTGCTGCTCGATGAACCCTCCGCCGGACTTTCGCCCGCCCTGCAGGACGAGGTGTTCATCCGCACCAAGCGCATTCAGCGCACCGGGGTGACCGTGGTGATGGTCGAGCAGAACGCCCGGCGCTGCCTGCAGATCTGCGACCGCGGCTACGTGCTGGACAACGGCCGCAACGCGCACACCGGCACCGGCAAGTCGTTGATCAACGACCCGAAGGTGATCGAGCTGTACCTCGGCACTCTGGCCCGCGCCTGAGTCGCCCCAACCAGCTTGCGTCCGAAGAAGTGTGGGTGCGCGGACACTGTTCTTCGGACGCTACGGGGCAACTACTGCGAGCTGGACGTCGACGTGGCCGACGGGGAGGCGGTGGAGCTGCCGGTGTCGTCGGATCCGTACTCGTCGGAGTCGCTGGTCGCCGACGGCGAGGCCGACGGCGAGGACGACGGCGACGGCGAGGAGGTGCTGGTCGAGCTGGACGAGCCGGTGCTGCTGGTTGTCGAGCCAGTACCGCTGACCGGACCGGAGACGAACTTCAGCGGCTTGTACTGGTTGTCCGGGCCGAACTGGTAGATGCCCATGGAGGCCTGGCTCGGGTCACCGTTGGCGTCGAACTCGATCGGGCCGGACTGGCCGTCGTAGTCGACGTCGGTGCCGGCCTTGATCAGCGCGTCGCAGTCCTTGAAGGACGTGCACTTGGTGCCGCTCTCGCTGACGTCCTGTAGGTGCTTGGCGATGTCCACGCCGTTGTCGCTCTTGGCCTCCTCGGCCGCCAGCGCGGCCAGGGTGACCGCGTCATAGGCCTCACCTGCGTAGGAGTAGTCCTTCAGGTTCGGGTCGAACTGCTTGAGGCGGTTCTGGAAGTCCGTGGTCGGCTTGGAGCCGGGGATGGTGCCCTTGATGCCCTCCAGCGCGCCGGCCTTCACCGCGATGGTGTTCGACATGTTGCCGTCGACCATGTACAGCTTCTTGCCCGAGGAACTCAACGGGAGCAGCCCCTCCTTGATCATCTCGTCGAGGATCTTGGCGGACTCGTCGAACCCGATCAGCGCGATCGCGTCGGGGTTGGCGGCCTTGATCCGACCGACCTCGGCGGAGAACTCGCTGGCGGTCGGGTCGTAGATGATCTTCTCCTTGACCGTGCCGCCGCCGTCGGTGAAGGCCTTGGCGGCCTGGTCGGCCAGGCTGGTGCCGTAGGCGTCCTGCAGGGCGAGGATGCCGAGGGTCTGGGCGCCGTCGTCCAGCGCGGTCTCGCCGACCACCCGACCCTGGTAGATGTCCGAGGGCGCGGTGCGCCAGTACAGACCGTGGTCCGGGTAGGTGGACAGCGTGGTCGAGGTGTTGGAACCGGAGACCTGCAGCACGCCGGAGCCGGTGATCTTGTCGATGACGGTCAGCGTCACCGAGGACGAGGCGGCGCCGATGATCGCGTCGACGTTCTCGTTCAGCAGCCGGTTGACCGACTGCGAGGCGATGTCGGTCTTGGTGTCACCGGAGTCGGACTCGACGAGCTCGACCGGCTTGCCGAGCACACCGCCGTTGTCGTTGATGTCCTTCAGCGCCAGCTTCACACCGGCCACCTGAGGCGGGCCGAGGATCTGCAGGTTGCCCGTTTCCGGGAGCAGGGTGCCCAGCTTCAGCGTGCCGTCACCGGTGTGCGTCACGGTGGACGGCGTGGAACTCGGCTGCGCGCTGTTGCTCTTGCCGCCGCCGCACGCGGTCAGCGTGAGGCCGGCCGCGGCGATGATCGCCAAGGTCCGGGCCGCGGGAATGGCACGTGCCATGAGGTCGATCTCCTTCAGGGATGGAGGTCGGGGCAGCCGTGGAAAGAACCGGCGCGAGATGCCCGCAGTTGATTCGCCGAACCTAATGGAGTACGCCGGAATACGAGCAAAGCTTTCAGAAGAGTGCGCAACCCGTGGCCGCTTCGTGATCTTCTTCCCCGCGCCGCCGTTCCGCGCAGGTCAGACGCTTGATTCCGTGTTCTTGGTGGAATCTGTAGCTGCGTCTTCAACGATCACTTCTGCGACCTGTTTCATCGTCATCCGACGGTCCATCGAGGCCTTCTGAATCCACCGGAATGCATCGGGTTCACTCATTCCGTACTTGGTCTGCAAAATTCCCTTTGCTCGGTCGACAAGCTTGCGGATCTCCAGCCGTTCGCCCAGTCCGCTGACCTCGTGCTCGAGGGTGACGATCTCCGTGTGGCGAGACAGGGCCATCTCGATCGCGGGCATCAGATCGTTCTTGGTGAACGGCTTGACCAGATAGGCCATGGCGCCGGCGTCCCGGGCGCGGGTGACCAACTCGCGTTGGGAGAAGGCGGTGAGCATGACCACCGCGGCGCCGCGCTTGGCCACGATCTGCTCGGCCGCGGTGATGCCGTCCAGGATCGGCATCTTCACGTCGAGGATGACGAGGTCGGGCTTGTGCTCCTCGACGGCCTCGACCGCGGCCTGCCCGTCGCCGGCCTCGGCGACCACCGTGTAGCCCTCCTCCTCCAGCATCTCCCGAAGGTCCATGCGGATGAGGGCTTCGTCCTCGGCGATCACCACGCGGCGGGCGTTGTCGGTCATGGGTCAACCCTACGGCCGGGTCTCGATACACTGCCTGCGCTCCGGCCGGGGTGGCGGAATGGCAGACGCGGATGGCTCAAACCCATCTGTCCCGAAAAGGACGTGCGGGTTCGAATCCCGCCCCCGGCACCAGCGCGACACGCATCGTGGTTGCACCGCCTGCGACCCCCGACCCGGGAATCTGAACCCGATTCAGACGCCCCAGCCCCGGGAGTGCAGCTATGCGTGCCGTCCTACTCGCCGTCGCGCTGACCGCCGGCGGCGTCTCCGCGGTGTCGGGCCACGCGGCCGTGGTGCCGGTTCAGGACTGCGATCAGTCCGGGACCACAATCACCTGCACGACGTTCAATGAGCCGGAACGCGTGGTGATCCCGGGCAGCGCCAGCGCCGTGCACGTCGAATTGATCGGCGGGGCCGGCGGCGCGGACGGCGCCGGCACGACGGCCGGCGGGCCCGGCGGAATCACCAGTACCGACCTCGATTTGAGCCACGGCCGAACCTTCGACATCTACGTCGGCGAGGACGGCGGGTCGAACGGGCCCAGCTGTCAGGCCGCGGGCGGCGCCGGCGGCCGCAGCGGCGGCATCATGTTGGGCGGCTTCGGCGGCGGTGGCGGTGGTGTCGGGACTTGCGGCGGTGCCGGCGGTGGCGGCGCCACCTGGGTCATGGCCATGGACGGGGTGCCGGGGACCGACACGCCACTGGCGGTGGCGGGCGGTGGTGGGGGCGCCGCCGCCGGCCACGCCGGTGGCCGAGGTGGCGGCAGTCCGGATTCTTCCGGCGACACCGGGAGCCGTAACGGTCAGGGCTCGGCCAACCAGGGCAAGCGCGGCGACAGCCGGACGGGCACCACCATCACGGGCAGCGACGGGACGGCGTGCGACAACCCTGCCTGCAACGGTGCCGGCGGCGGCGGGGCCGGTTACCCACGCGGTGGTGGTGGCGGCGGGTCCAACCCGGGCGGCGCCGGTGCGGGCGACGCCGGTGGTGGCGGCGGCTGCGGCTTTGTGCCCGGAACCCCGCCGGCCTGCCCGGGCGGCCTCGTCGAAATCGCGGCCCACCACAAGCGGCGTCCCCACTTCCGGGCGACGGCCATCGGTGGCTCGGTGACGTTCACCCTGACCTTCGCCCAACCCGGTGGCGGCGCCACGCCGGGCACGCCGGGCACACCCAGCGACACCGGCGCGGCCCCGGAGCCGGATGGGCACCACGGCGGCAACGACCCGAACCCGAACACCAACCCGACACAGCCGACTGCCTCGGAGACCAGCCGCACGGCGACGACAAGCTGCAACCCCCGCGTCGGCGTGTGCACCGTACGCCCACCCGCCGGGTCGGACAGCCGGTTCGCCGTCACCGCCCGCGGGGGCAACAGTCGCGCACTGCTGTTCGGCACCCTGATGGGCGGGTCCAGACCGAACTGCCCCAACTACAAAGAGATCAACACCGACTGGGTGGCCTTCGGCTTTCGCAACGAACTGGCCGGATCCAGCTGGCAGAAGACCGCCAAGCTGACCACCCGTCACAAGCTGTCGCCCGACGGCGCCGTCGCGCTGTCGAGGAAGATGCAGGTCTGCTTCGAGGCCCCGTACCGCTTCGAAACCAGGCCCGGCTACGAGCTCGGGGGCCGCAACGGCGTCTTCGATGGGGTACTCCCCGACTGCCCAGCCGTCGCCGGCCCCGCCGTACGCGGCACGGCCCGGCCCTGCGTGGCCTCCCGTCAGGTCCTGCCCCGTAAGGGCGGCTGGGTGGTCCGGTTCATCTTCCGGGTGCCGGCCAACAGCCGTGACCCCAAGGCATTGGGCTGATCGACCGGCCGGTCGCTTATCAATACCCGGCGCCGATTGTCCGAAGAACGTGCGGGTTCGGCTCCCCCCTCGGCGCGAACACCCGCGACACGCTCGCGCGGGTCCACGGCGCGCGCGGCAAGGTGCGGGACTCTGACTAAGGCTCAGCCGTCGCGACACCGGAGCACATGATGCCCTCCATCCGAACCCTGCTGCGTATCCGGGCCGTGCCGCCGGCGCTGGCCCTCACCCTGACCACCGCAGGTGTGGTGACATTCGCGCCGCGAGCGGGCGCCGACGGGGTGTGCACGACCAACGCAGGGCTCACCACCTGCGTGTTCCGCACCGCGGCAGGTGCGCAGCCGTTCCTCGTGCCGCCCGGGGTCGTCAGCCTCACGGTGAAGGTGGTCGGAGCCGCCGGCGGCAGCGGTAGCGGCGACACCACGGGCGGGGGTGGCGGCACCACCACCGGCACGCTCACTGTCACGCCGACCAGCACGCTGGACGTCTACGTCGGCGGAGGGGGTGGGAACGCCCCGGCACCGCCGAGTGAGGCTCCCGCTCCTTCGGTGCACACGCTGCGTGCCACGTGCACCGCAGTGACAGGCGGCAGTGCCGGCATCGGCGGCGGTGGATCCGGGGGCAGCGGCTGCGCGGGTGGTGGCGGCGGCGGCGGTGGCGGCAGTTTCGTGATGACCCACGGTTCGGCGCCGGGCACGCCGGACCAAACGCTGGCCGCGGCCGGCGGGGGCGGCGGCGGGGCCGGTCAGGGGGCCAGTCTCGAGGTGGTGACCCGGGGATTCGCCACGTCGAGCGTGGACGGGCGCACCGTGCCGGCCGCGGCCCACCGGATCAGCGCGAACCCGAACGACGGTGGCGCGGGCGGCTACGTCAGCGGCGGAACCAACCACCCCGGCGGGAACGGCGGCGGCTCCTACGGCGGACACAGCGGGGACACCGGCGGCGGGGCCGGCGGGGCCGGCGCCACCGCCGGCAGCGCCGGCGTGGGCGGCAACGGCGCGAACGCGAGCTACGGCAACGCCGGTGGTGGCGGTGGCGGTGGTGGGTATGTCGGCGGCGGTGGTGGCGGGAAGAACTCCGGCGGGGGCGGCGGCTGCGGGTTCCTGCAGGGCGTGCCGACGTCGTGCACGGCCCCCGACAGCGACGAGTCGGTGGCCCGCCCGTACCGGGCGACCGCCACCGGCGCGGACGGCGAGGTCGACCTCAGCTATCCCACGCCGCCAACGAATCCCCCGCCGAACCCGAACCGCCCCGGCAACCCTCCCAATGACGAGTTCCCCGGCTTCCCGCCCGACGGGGGCGGCGGGAACAACAACACCCCGTCCAACGTGAGCTGCCACTCCGGTGCCGAGTGCACTGCGTTCGCCGGGCCCGGCGCAGACGCGGCGTACAGCATCACCGCCCACGGGGGCTCCGGGAAGGCGCGGCTGTTCGCCAAGTTGAACAGCGGGCGGCGGCCGGACTGCCCCAACTATCGGGAGACCGTGCACGACTTCGTGCGCTTCGGGTTCCGCAACGCCGACGACGGTCGCACGTGGCGCAAGACGGGGCGACTGACGGTGCTGCACCGGATGTCGCACGACGAGGCACTCGCCCTGCTGCACGAGATTCAGATCTGCTTCGCGGCCCCGTACACGTTCGTGCCGCGGCGCGGGTGGCATCTGGTCCACCTGCACGGCGACTGGATCGGCATCCTCCCCGAGTGCGGAACCTACCTCGACCGTTACGCCGCGCTGAACCATCTTGCTGCGCCGTGTGTCTCGCAGCGACGACTACTGCGTTGGCACGACGACTGGGCGGTGCGGGTGGTGTTCCGGGTGCCGGAGGGCCGACAGGACCCCAAGGCATTGGGCTGATCGACCGGCCGGTCGCGTATGAAGACCCGGCGCCCAGTGGCAGCCCGACACGCCGCGCGGCGTCCCCGGCGCGCGCCCCGCAGTGCGGGATTCTGACCCGGACTCAGTCGTTGTAGCACCGGGAGTATGCCGTGTCCCCTGCCACCGCCCAGCGTCCGACGTCCTTTCGACGCCACCCGGTCCTGGCTGTCGGGCTCGCGGCCGTGTTGGCGGCGACGGGAGTGGTCGCTTTGGGCGCCCATCGCGCCGCCGCCGATGGGGCGTGTGGCGACGGGACGCAAACCCTCAATGGCAGCCAAATCATCTGCACGTTCGCTCAGCCCGGGCAGAAACACGACTTCCACACACCGCCCGGGTTCGCGTCGGCGCTGGTCGAGATGGTGGGCGGGCGGGGCGGCGCGGGTGCGCAAGACTCAGGTGGCGGAAACGCCGGCACGGCTACCGGCGTCCTGGACGGGTTCGACCCCGAAAGCGGCACTGACCTGGACCTGTACGTAGGCGACCGCGGCGACTCCGCCGAGACCAACAGCTTCGAATGTAGCGGAGGCAGCGGGGAGGACGGGGGAGGTCGCGGCGGGCAAGTGAACGGCGAGGTCGTCGGCGGCACGGGTGGCTCTGCCCCGACAGGATCCGGCGTATGTCCCGCTGGCGGTGGCGGCTCGGGCAGCTATGTCATGGCCGACGGCGACGTTCCCTACGGCAACTACCCGGACATCCCGCTGGCGGTGGCGGGCGGCGGGGGCGGCGGCGGTGGCGGTCTCAACGAGGCCGGCGGACCCGGCGGTGCCTGGACCGGGACCGGCACCGGAAACGGTCACGCCGGTACCCCCAAGGCCGGCAGCACCGCAGGTGGCGGCGGCACCGTCGCGGCCGATGGCGCCGGCGCCGGTGGTGGTTTGGGTGCTGAGGACGGACGTCAAGACCAAGGGGGCGACGGCGCGAACGGCTCGGCCACGTCCTGTCCGGGGTCGGCCGCCAAGTGCAACGCCGGTGGCGGCGGGGGCGCCGGGTACTTCGGCGGTGGCGGCGGCGGCCCCGACGCCGGTGGCGGCGGCGGCAGCAGTTGCGCGCCGTGTCCCATCTTTGCAACCGGCGACGCGGCCCACCACGCCTCGACCCACAAGTCTCCGCCCCGACGGCACGATTTCCACATGACCGCGGTCGGCGACCCGATGATCAGGTTCACCTTCGGTGAGGCGCCGCCGAGCGAAACTCCCGGTCCCCAGGTGCCGGAACCCACCCCCGGACCGGGCGCGCAGCCGCCGACCGGCGGGCACCACAACGGCAATGACCCGAACCCGAACACCAACCCAACGCAGGTCACCGGCAACGAGGTGGGCCGAACCGCGACCGCGAGCTGCAACCCCAGGATCGGGTTCTGCCTCGTGCGGCCACCGGCCGGCCCGGACAGCCGCTTCTCGATTGCCGCCAACGGAGGCGCCAGCAAAGCCACACTGTTCGGCACGCTGATGGGTGGGTCCAAACCCGACTGTCCGAACTACCGGGAAATGAACTCGGACTGGGTGAGCTTCGGCTTCCGCAACGCACTGGCCGGATCCACCTGGCACAAGACGGGGACGCTGACTACCCGTCACAAGC contains:
- a CDS encoding branched-chain amino acid ABC transporter permease, which produces MLRRTAAVLVTLVAALLALATLGAGRAMAANEDVHGRLVDDGKPIANVRIVVTTTDDKPIGDVRTGADGSWAVPLPGGGTYKISLDTSSLPAGEKLQDPSLATVTKQVISDQQKPQLFLLSGSGTAKVFHDSTNRTAQLIAEGLRFGLILSLAAVGLSLIYGTTGLVNFAHGELVTYGALIAFWLNVTHGIQLIGAAALAVAICGATGWAQDALFWGQLRKRGTGLLAMMIASIGLALLVRYIFLYFYGGDNDAYTDYRGQVAVKPGPLPIALAPRDYWSMGVAVLALIVVIVALARTKLGKATRAVADNPALAAASGIDVNRVIRTVWTVGGALAGLSGILLGLAQQVQFQMGQNILLLIFAAVTLGGLGTAFGAVLGSLVIGIGIQLSTLWVSPELKNVGALGALIVILLVRPQGILGLRERIG
- a CDS encoding ABC transporter ATP-binding protein; the protein is MTPDDLPAVPHVRSDPHAVAMDALSGTAAEPGSRKPDPILVADSVVRQFGGLTAVNVAHLEVQRNSITALIGPNGAGKTTLFNLLTGFDRAEAGAWTFEKRVISGLPPHRVARAGMVRTFQLTKALAKLTVLDNMRLGAGGQRGESLWAAMASPLWRRQETAITARAMSLLDRFNLARVAHDHAGTLSGGQRKLLEMARALMTSPRLVMLDEPMAGVNPALAQSLLDHVRALRDEGMTVVFVEHDMDVVRHIADWAIVMAAGSIVAEGPPATVMADERVIDAYLGAHHDAPLSIEEEEERLAAAEEIMVAEAEAPLVSDMPEEGSSGGGS
- a CDS encoding ABC transporter ATP-binding protein — protein: MEVADGALLRAQGIVAGYLPEVNILNGTDLHAAEGELVAIIGPNGAGKSTLLKALFGLVPVREGTVTLRGEDITGLPANKLVKRGVGFVPQTNNVFPSLTIEENLQMGVYLSPRQFKSRFAHVSELFPALAARRKQRAGSLSGGERQMVAMARALMPSPSVLLLDEPSAGLSPALQDEVFIRTKRIQRTGVTVVMVEQNARRCLQICDRGYVLDNGRNAHTGTGKSLINDPKVIELYLGTLARA
- a CDS encoding 5'-3' exonuclease H3TH domain-containing protein, which produces MEAGRLLLLDGHSLAYRAFYALPVENFSTTTGAPTNAVYGFTSMLINTLRDEAPTHMAVCFDVSRATFRSEAFPQYKANRTSTPDDFRPQVSLIREVLDALRVPVLAVDGYEADDVIATLAVAAEAAGYQVLILSGDRDAFQLVSDNVTVLYPKRGVSELSRMDPAAVQERYDLTPTQYPDFAALRGDPSDNLPSIPGVGEKTAAKWVREFGSLAELTLRVDEVKGKAGDALRAHLSAVLLNRQLTELRRDVPLDLGPDDLKLRAWDRDEVHAVFDTLQFRVLRE
- a CDS encoding ABC transporter substrate-binding protein — protein: MARAIPAARTLAIIAAAGLTLTACGGGKSNSAQPSSTPSTVTHTGDGTLKLGTLLPETGNLQILGPPQVAGVKLALKDINDNGGVLGKPVELVESDSGDTKTDIASQSVNRLLNENVDAIIGAASSSVTLTVIDKITGSGVLQVSGSNTSTTLSTYPDHGLYWRTAPSDIYQGRVVGETALDDGAQTLGILALQDAYGTSLADQAAKAFTDGGGTVKEKIIYDPTASEFSAEVGRIKAANPDAIALIGFDESAKILDEMIKEGLLPLSSSGKKLYMVDGNMSNTIAVKAGALEGIKGTIPGSKPTTDFQNRLKQFDPNLKDYSYAGEAYDAVTLAALAAEEAKSDNGVDIAKHLQDVSESGTKCTSFKDCDALIKAGTDVDYDGQSGPIEFDANGDPSQASMGIYQFGPDNQYKPLKFVSGPVSGTGSTTSSTGSSSSTSTSSPSPSSSPSASPSATSDSDEYGSDDTGSSTASPSATSTSSSQ
- a CDS encoding branched-chain amino acid ABC transporter permease; this translates as MDWSSILTNSLEATVGIDAVYFALAAIGLNVHFGYAGLLNFGQSAFLAMGAYGLAVSVATYGLPFWAGIAIGLGLSVVLAILLGIPTLRLRADYLAIVTIAAAEIIRLIARSVSLEDKLGGTDGLQQFSAGFFTMNPYPDTHRYGIGSVDFDAREFWVISVGWALVVLSCLVVWLLMRSPWGRVLKAIREDEDAVRSLGKNVYAYKMQALVIGGLIGSLGGFVAALGKGSVQPDLYGTETTFLAYVVLILGGAARVLGPVVGAMILWTLLAFSDNALRQAVGTGHISTSILQSTQVGEVRFMLVGLGLVLLVVFRPQGIFGDKKEIALDAR
- a CDS encoding response regulator — translated: MTDNARRVVIAEDEALIRMDLREMLEEEGYTVVAEAGDGQAAVEAVEEHKPDLVILDVKMPILDGITAAEQIVAKRGAAVVMLTAFSQRELVTRARDAGAMAYLVKPFTKNDLMPAIEMALSRHTEIVTLEHEVSGLGERLEIRKLVDRAKGILQTKYGMSEPDAFRWIQKASMDRRMTMKQVAEVIVEDAATDSTKNTESSV